A region of Ornithodoros turicata isolate Travis chromosome 5, ASM3712646v1, whole genome shotgun sequence DNA encodes the following proteins:
- the LOC135395017 gene encoding PAN2-PAN3 deadenylation complex subunit Pan3-like isoform X1, which produces MNGTLGGPKRTAICRYFATGGTCFYGSECQFLHSSPASSDQPPVMVRTPEGNDRFPHSEFEKSTKLPKMRGRLRREGTTSPPLDPLFQAFSPPSNLPAESKLKTYMNAAARTISPTPMDKVKMFASSNSISPCQLSNALASLALDSARQQTPNPTAAEFVPMNSMVAQQQGHLTHSVSSPSFSQFSAGGSPYSRLGQAESSLTRGSTVVSPGLSPDGSPLVSRRSHSPLTSCLGQREGFPPATVYQESLGGTTYFYHHDESNNSTEEGQSCAAEYHMYPGNPAHVEHMEPKANAPSFFMSDELRLDILHRQSLTLAQRNTQADLLSEVDNYHNLCPLEASSGGLTKPNTFGYVMSVYKATNVKNGIHYCLRRVHGFRLSSAKCMAVVDVWKKLQHSNLVHLREVFTTKAFGDHSIVFVYDYHAGAETLMNQFFGQTSAATVNGLCPTVFPATPNGITQHKAGLSTLRQHAGLLPESLIWAFVVQLSSVLRTIHAAGLACRSFEPTKILVTGKSRLRLNCCGIADVLTYDSALPNAKALVPHYQQEDLVSLGKLVLALACNTMAAIQRDNVQQSMELVARNYSADLRNLILYLLSSRTRSINDIMPMIGARFYTQLNAAQMRSDVIENELAKEVDNGRLFRLVVKLGSISERPEFHMDSSWSETGDRYMLKLFRDYLFHQVTKEGKPWIDLAHVVQALNKLDAGVPEKICLMSRDEQNVLVVSYAELKQCLESSFNELLASSSTTAPSPR; this is translated from the exons ATGAACGGTACCCTCGGAGGTCCAAAGAGAACTGCGATATGCCGCTATTTTGCCACTGGTGGAACTTGTTTTTACGGCTCGGAATGTCAATTTCTTCACAGTTCTCCAGCGTCCTCCGATCAGCCGCCCGTGATGGTTCGGACTCCCGAAG GTAACGACCGGTTCCCCCACTCAGAATTTGAGAAGAGCACAAAATTGCCAAAAATGCGGGGCAGACTAAGACGGGAGG GGACCACAAGTCCACCTTTGGACCCACTCTTTCAGGCCTTCTCTCCACCTTCAAACCTTCCTGCCGAGTCCAAACTGAAAACCTACATGAAT GCCGCAGCACGCACAATCTCCCCCACCCCCATGGACAAGGTGAAGATGTTTGCATCCTCAAACAGCATTTCACCGTGCCAACTATCAAACGCACTTGCTTCCCTGGCACTGGACTCTGCAAGACAG CAGACGCCGAACCCGACGGCGGCAGAGTTTGTCCCGATGAACAGCATGGTGGCTCAGCAACAGGGGCACCTCACGCACAGCGTCAGCTCTCCGTCTTTTTCGCAGTTCTCGGCAGGTGGATCTCCGTACAGTCGCCTCGGGCAGGCCG AGAGCAGCTTGACACGAGGCAGCACAGTCGTGAGCCCGGGTCTTTCTCCAGACGGCTCTCCGTTGGTGAGCAGACGTAGCCATTCTCCCCTGACTTCTTGCCTCGGACAACGGGAAGGCTTCCCTCCTGCTACTGTTTACCAG GAATCCTTAGGCGGCACGACATACTTCTATCACCATGACGAAAGCAACAACTCAACGGAAGAGGGCCAGAGCTGCGCAGCGGAGTATCACATGTACCCTGGCAACCCTGCCCATGTCGAGCACATGGAGCCCAAGGCCAATGCCCCATCTTTCTTCATGTCGGACGAGCTCAGATTG GACATACTTCATCGACAAAGCCTGACCCTGGCGCAACGGAATACACAAGCTG ACTTGCTGTCGGAAGTGGACAACTATCACAACCTGTGTCCCCTGGAAGCATCGTCTGGTGGACTGACCAAGCCCAATACCTTTGGCTATGTCATGTCCGTCTACAAGGCAACCAACGTGAAGAACGGCATCCATTACTGCCTCCGGAGGGTGCACG gcTTCCGCCTCAGCAGCGCAAAGTGTATGGCTGTAGTGGACGTGTGGAAGAAGCTTCAACACTCGAACCTGGTGCACCTGAGGGAAGTGTTTACAACGAAGGCCTTCGGAGACCACT CCATCGTGTTTGTGTACGACTACCATGCGGGGGCAGAGACGCTGATGAACCAGTTTTTTGGCCAGACATCCGCAGCAACAGTGAACGGGTTGTGTCCGACAGTCTTCCCGGCGACCCCCAACGGCATCACGCAACACAAAGCCG GTTTGAGCACGCTTCGGCAGCACGCGGGGCTCCTGCCCGAGAGTCTCATCTGGGCGTTTGTGGTGCAGCTGAGCTCAGTGCTCCGCACAATCCACGCGGCGGGTCTGGCGTGTCGCTCTTTCGAGCCCACCAAGATTCTGGTCACTGGCAAGTCCCGTCTGCGGCTGAACTGCTGCGGCATCGCTGACGTGCTCACGTACGACTCTGCGCTTCCAAATGCGAAAGCTCTGGTGCCACACTACCAG CAAGAGGATTTGGTTTCTCTGGGCAAGTTGGTGCTGGCCCTGGCCTGCAACACGATGGCAGCCATCCAGAGGGACAACGTCCAGCAGTCCATGGAGCTGGTGGCGCGCAACTATTCCGCCGACCTTCGAAACCTCATCCT TTACTTGCTGTCATCACGAACACGTAGCATCAACGACATCATGCCCATGATCGGAGCGCGGTTCTACACGCAGCTGAATGCCGCGCAGATGCGGAGCGACGTAATAGAGAATGAGTTGGCAAAG GAAGTTGACAACGGAAGGCTATTTCGACTGGTCGTCAAGCTGGGCAGCATCAGCGAAAGGCCAGA GTTTCACATGGATTCATCGTGGTCGGAGACAGGTGACCGCTACATGCTGAAGCTCTTCCGGGACTACCTTTTCCACCAAGTAACCAAGGAAGGAAAGCCTTGGATAGACTTGGCACATGTGGTGCAGGCCCTGAATAAG CTGGACGCCGGAGTGCCAGAAAAAATCTGCCTCATGTCCCGTGACGAGCAAAACGTCCTCGTGGTCAGCTACGCGGAGCTGAAGCAGTGCCTCGAGTCGTCGTTCAACGAATTGCTCGCATCCAGCAGCACAACAGCCCCGTCACCACGGTGA
- the LOC135395017 gene encoding PAN2-PAN3 deadenylation complex subunit Pan3-like isoform X4, which yields MNGTLGGPKRTAICRYFATGGTCFYGSECQFLHSSPASSDQPPVMVRTPEGTTSPPLDPLFQAFSPPSNLPAESKLKTYMNAAARTISPTPMDKVKMFASSNSISPCQLSNALASLALDSARQTPNPTAAEFVPMNSMVAQQQGHLTHSVSSPSFSQFSAGGSPYSRLGQAESSLTRGSTVVSPGLSPDGSPLVSRRSHSPLTSCLGQREGFPPATVYQESLGGTTYFYHHDESNNSTEEGQSCAAEYHMYPGNPAHVEHMEPKANAPSFFMSDELRLDILHRQSLTLAQRNTQADLLSEVDNYHNLCPLEASSGGLTKPNTFGYVMSVYKATNVKNGIHYCLRRVHGFRLSSAKCMAVVDVWKKLQHSNLVHLREVFTTKAFGDHSIVFVYDYHAGAETLMNQFFGQTSAATVNGLCPTVFPATPNGITQHKAGLSTLRQHAGLLPESLIWAFVVQLSSVLRTIHAAGLACRSFEPTKILVTGKSRLRLNCCGIADVLTYDSALPNAKALVPHYQQEDLVSLGKLVLALACNTMAAIQRDNVQQSMELVARNYSADLRNLILYLLSSRTRSINDIMPMIGARFYTQLNAAQMRSDVIENELAKEVDNGRLFRLVVKLGSISERPEFHMDSSWSETGDRYMLKLFRDYLFHQVTKEGKPWIDLAHVVQALNKLDAGVPEKICLMSRDEQNVLVVSYAELKQCLESSFNELLASSSTTAPSPR from the exons ATGAACGGTACCCTCGGAGGTCCAAAGAGAACTGCGATATGCCGCTATTTTGCCACTGGTGGAACTTGTTTTTACGGCTCGGAATGTCAATTTCTTCACAGTTCTCCAGCGTCCTCCGATCAGCCGCCCGTGATGGTTCGGACTCCCGAAG GGACCACAAGTCCACCTTTGGACCCACTCTTTCAGGCCTTCTCTCCACCTTCAAACCTTCCTGCCGAGTCCAAACTGAAAACCTACATGAAT GCCGCAGCACGCACAATCTCCCCCACCCCCATGGACAAGGTGAAGATGTTTGCATCCTCAAACAGCATTTCACCGTGCCAACTATCAAACGCACTTGCTTCCCTGGCACTGGACTCTGCAAGACAG ACGCCGAACCCGACGGCGGCAGAGTTTGTCCCGATGAACAGCATGGTGGCTCAGCAACAGGGGCACCTCACGCACAGCGTCAGCTCTCCGTCTTTTTCGCAGTTCTCGGCAGGTGGATCTCCGTACAGTCGCCTCGGGCAGGCCG AGAGCAGCTTGACACGAGGCAGCACAGTCGTGAGCCCGGGTCTTTCTCCAGACGGCTCTCCGTTGGTGAGCAGACGTAGCCATTCTCCCCTGACTTCTTGCCTCGGACAACGGGAAGGCTTCCCTCCTGCTACTGTTTACCAG GAATCCTTAGGCGGCACGACATACTTCTATCACCATGACGAAAGCAACAACTCAACGGAAGAGGGCCAGAGCTGCGCAGCGGAGTATCACATGTACCCTGGCAACCCTGCCCATGTCGAGCACATGGAGCCCAAGGCCAATGCCCCATCTTTCTTCATGTCGGACGAGCTCAGATTG GACATACTTCATCGACAAAGCCTGACCCTGGCGCAACGGAATACACAAGCTG ACTTGCTGTCGGAAGTGGACAACTATCACAACCTGTGTCCCCTGGAAGCATCGTCTGGTGGACTGACCAAGCCCAATACCTTTGGCTATGTCATGTCCGTCTACAAGGCAACCAACGTGAAGAACGGCATCCATTACTGCCTCCGGAGGGTGCACG gcTTCCGCCTCAGCAGCGCAAAGTGTATGGCTGTAGTGGACGTGTGGAAGAAGCTTCAACACTCGAACCTGGTGCACCTGAGGGAAGTGTTTACAACGAAGGCCTTCGGAGACCACT CCATCGTGTTTGTGTACGACTACCATGCGGGGGCAGAGACGCTGATGAACCAGTTTTTTGGCCAGACATCCGCAGCAACAGTGAACGGGTTGTGTCCGACAGTCTTCCCGGCGACCCCCAACGGCATCACGCAACACAAAGCCG GTTTGAGCACGCTTCGGCAGCACGCGGGGCTCCTGCCCGAGAGTCTCATCTGGGCGTTTGTGGTGCAGCTGAGCTCAGTGCTCCGCACAATCCACGCGGCGGGTCTGGCGTGTCGCTCTTTCGAGCCCACCAAGATTCTGGTCACTGGCAAGTCCCGTCTGCGGCTGAACTGCTGCGGCATCGCTGACGTGCTCACGTACGACTCTGCGCTTCCAAATGCGAAAGCTCTGGTGCCACACTACCAG CAAGAGGATTTGGTTTCTCTGGGCAAGTTGGTGCTGGCCCTGGCCTGCAACACGATGGCAGCCATCCAGAGGGACAACGTCCAGCAGTCCATGGAGCTGGTGGCGCGCAACTATTCCGCCGACCTTCGAAACCTCATCCT TTACTTGCTGTCATCACGAACACGTAGCATCAACGACATCATGCCCATGATCGGAGCGCGGTTCTACACGCAGCTGAATGCCGCGCAGATGCGGAGCGACGTAATAGAGAATGAGTTGGCAAAG GAAGTTGACAACGGAAGGCTATTTCGACTGGTCGTCAAGCTGGGCAGCATCAGCGAAAGGCCAGA GTTTCACATGGATTCATCGTGGTCGGAGACAGGTGACCGCTACATGCTGAAGCTCTTCCGGGACTACCTTTTCCACCAAGTAACCAAGGAAGGAAAGCCTTGGATAGACTTGGCACATGTGGTGCAGGCCCTGAATAAG CTGGACGCCGGAGTGCCAGAAAAAATCTGCCTCATGTCCCGTGACGAGCAAAACGTCCTCGTGGTCAGCTACGCGGAGCTGAAGCAGTGCCTCGAGTCGTCGTTCAACGAATTGCTCGCATCCAGCAGCACAACAGCCCCGTCACCACGGTGA
- the LOC135395017 gene encoding PAN2-PAN3 deadenylation complex subunit Pan3-like isoform X3 gives MNGTLGGPKRTAICRYFATGGTCFYGSECQFLHSSPASSDQPPVMVRTPEGTTSPPLDPLFQAFSPPSNLPAESKLKTYMNAAARTISPTPMDKVKMFASSNSISPCQLSNALASLALDSARQQTPNPTAAEFVPMNSMVAQQQGHLTHSVSSPSFSQFSAGGSPYSRLGQAESSLTRGSTVVSPGLSPDGSPLVSRRSHSPLTSCLGQREGFPPATVYQESLGGTTYFYHHDESNNSTEEGQSCAAEYHMYPGNPAHVEHMEPKANAPSFFMSDELRLDILHRQSLTLAQRNTQADLLSEVDNYHNLCPLEASSGGLTKPNTFGYVMSVYKATNVKNGIHYCLRRVHGFRLSSAKCMAVVDVWKKLQHSNLVHLREVFTTKAFGDHSIVFVYDYHAGAETLMNQFFGQTSAATVNGLCPTVFPATPNGITQHKAGLSTLRQHAGLLPESLIWAFVVQLSSVLRTIHAAGLACRSFEPTKILVTGKSRLRLNCCGIADVLTYDSALPNAKALVPHYQQEDLVSLGKLVLALACNTMAAIQRDNVQQSMELVARNYSADLRNLILYLLSSRTRSINDIMPMIGARFYTQLNAAQMRSDVIENELAKEVDNGRLFRLVVKLGSISERPEFHMDSSWSETGDRYMLKLFRDYLFHQVTKEGKPWIDLAHVVQALNKLDAGVPEKICLMSRDEQNVLVVSYAELKQCLESSFNELLASSSTTAPSPR, from the exons ATGAACGGTACCCTCGGAGGTCCAAAGAGAACTGCGATATGCCGCTATTTTGCCACTGGTGGAACTTGTTTTTACGGCTCGGAATGTCAATTTCTTCACAGTTCTCCAGCGTCCTCCGATCAGCCGCCCGTGATGGTTCGGACTCCCGAAG GGACCACAAGTCCACCTTTGGACCCACTCTTTCAGGCCTTCTCTCCACCTTCAAACCTTCCTGCCGAGTCCAAACTGAAAACCTACATGAAT GCCGCAGCACGCACAATCTCCCCCACCCCCATGGACAAGGTGAAGATGTTTGCATCCTCAAACAGCATTTCACCGTGCCAACTATCAAACGCACTTGCTTCCCTGGCACTGGACTCTGCAAGACAG CAGACGCCGAACCCGACGGCGGCAGAGTTTGTCCCGATGAACAGCATGGTGGCTCAGCAACAGGGGCACCTCACGCACAGCGTCAGCTCTCCGTCTTTTTCGCAGTTCTCGGCAGGTGGATCTCCGTACAGTCGCCTCGGGCAGGCCG AGAGCAGCTTGACACGAGGCAGCACAGTCGTGAGCCCGGGTCTTTCTCCAGACGGCTCTCCGTTGGTGAGCAGACGTAGCCATTCTCCCCTGACTTCTTGCCTCGGACAACGGGAAGGCTTCCCTCCTGCTACTGTTTACCAG GAATCCTTAGGCGGCACGACATACTTCTATCACCATGACGAAAGCAACAACTCAACGGAAGAGGGCCAGAGCTGCGCAGCGGAGTATCACATGTACCCTGGCAACCCTGCCCATGTCGAGCACATGGAGCCCAAGGCCAATGCCCCATCTTTCTTCATGTCGGACGAGCTCAGATTG GACATACTTCATCGACAAAGCCTGACCCTGGCGCAACGGAATACACAAGCTG ACTTGCTGTCGGAAGTGGACAACTATCACAACCTGTGTCCCCTGGAAGCATCGTCTGGTGGACTGACCAAGCCCAATACCTTTGGCTATGTCATGTCCGTCTACAAGGCAACCAACGTGAAGAACGGCATCCATTACTGCCTCCGGAGGGTGCACG gcTTCCGCCTCAGCAGCGCAAAGTGTATGGCTGTAGTGGACGTGTGGAAGAAGCTTCAACACTCGAACCTGGTGCACCTGAGGGAAGTGTTTACAACGAAGGCCTTCGGAGACCACT CCATCGTGTTTGTGTACGACTACCATGCGGGGGCAGAGACGCTGATGAACCAGTTTTTTGGCCAGACATCCGCAGCAACAGTGAACGGGTTGTGTCCGACAGTCTTCCCGGCGACCCCCAACGGCATCACGCAACACAAAGCCG GTTTGAGCACGCTTCGGCAGCACGCGGGGCTCCTGCCCGAGAGTCTCATCTGGGCGTTTGTGGTGCAGCTGAGCTCAGTGCTCCGCACAATCCACGCGGCGGGTCTGGCGTGTCGCTCTTTCGAGCCCACCAAGATTCTGGTCACTGGCAAGTCCCGTCTGCGGCTGAACTGCTGCGGCATCGCTGACGTGCTCACGTACGACTCTGCGCTTCCAAATGCGAAAGCTCTGGTGCCACACTACCAG CAAGAGGATTTGGTTTCTCTGGGCAAGTTGGTGCTGGCCCTGGCCTGCAACACGATGGCAGCCATCCAGAGGGACAACGTCCAGCAGTCCATGGAGCTGGTGGCGCGCAACTATTCCGCCGACCTTCGAAACCTCATCCT TTACTTGCTGTCATCACGAACACGTAGCATCAACGACATCATGCCCATGATCGGAGCGCGGTTCTACACGCAGCTGAATGCCGCGCAGATGCGGAGCGACGTAATAGAGAATGAGTTGGCAAAG GAAGTTGACAACGGAAGGCTATTTCGACTGGTCGTCAAGCTGGGCAGCATCAGCGAAAGGCCAGA GTTTCACATGGATTCATCGTGGTCGGAGACAGGTGACCGCTACATGCTGAAGCTCTTCCGGGACTACCTTTTCCACCAAGTAACCAAGGAAGGAAAGCCTTGGATAGACTTGGCACATGTGGTGCAGGCCCTGAATAAG CTGGACGCCGGAGTGCCAGAAAAAATCTGCCTCATGTCCCGTGACGAGCAAAACGTCCTCGTGGTCAGCTACGCGGAGCTGAAGCAGTGCCTCGAGTCGTCGTTCAACGAATTGCTCGCATCCAGCAGCACAACAGCCCCGTCACCACGGTGA
- the LOC135395017 gene encoding PAN2-PAN3 deadenylation complex subunit Pan3-like isoform X2, with product MNGTLGGPKRTAICRYFATGGTCFYGSECQFLHSSPASSDQPPVMVRTPEGNDRFPHSEFEKSTKLPKMRGRLRREGTTSPPLDPLFQAFSPPSNLPAESKLKTYMNAAARTISPTPMDKVKMFASSNSISPCQLSNALASLALDSARQTPNPTAAEFVPMNSMVAQQQGHLTHSVSSPSFSQFSAGGSPYSRLGQAESSLTRGSTVVSPGLSPDGSPLVSRRSHSPLTSCLGQREGFPPATVYQESLGGTTYFYHHDESNNSTEEGQSCAAEYHMYPGNPAHVEHMEPKANAPSFFMSDELRLDILHRQSLTLAQRNTQADLLSEVDNYHNLCPLEASSGGLTKPNTFGYVMSVYKATNVKNGIHYCLRRVHGFRLSSAKCMAVVDVWKKLQHSNLVHLREVFTTKAFGDHSIVFVYDYHAGAETLMNQFFGQTSAATVNGLCPTVFPATPNGITQHKAGLSTLRQHAGLLPESLIWAFVVQLSSVLRTIHAAGLACRSFEPTKILVTGKSRLRLNCCGIADVLTYDSALPNAKALVPHYQQEDLVSLGKLVLALACNTMAAIQRDNVQQSMELVARNYSADLRNLILYLLSSRTRSINDIMPMIGARFYTQLNAAQMRSDVIENELAKEVDNGRLFRLVVKLGSISERPEFHMDSSWSETGDRYMLKLFRDYLFHQVTKEGKPWIDLAHVVQALNKLDAGVPEKICLMSRDEQNVLVVSYAELKQCLESSFNELLASSSTTAPSPR from the exons ATGAACGGTACCCTCGGAGGTCCAAAGAGAACTGCGATATGCCGCTATTTTGCCACTGGTGGAACTTGTTTTTACGGCTCGGAATGTCAATTTCTTCACAGTTCTCCAGCGTCCTCCGATCAGCCGCCCGTGATGGTTCGGACTCCCGAAG GTAACGACCGGTTCCCCCACTCAGAATTTGAGAAGAGCACAAAATTGCCAAAAATGCGGGGCAGACTAAGACGGGAGG GGACCACAAGTCCACCTTTGGACCCACTCTTTCAGGCCTTCTCTCCACCTTCAAACCTTCCTGCCGAGTCCAAACTGAAAACCTACATGAAT GCCGCAGCACGCACAATCTCCCCCACCCCCATGGACAAGGTGAAGATGTTTGCATCCTCAAACAGCATTTCACCGTGCCAACTATCAAACGCACTTGCTTCCCTGGCACTGGACTCTGCAAGACAG ACGCCGAACCCGACGGCGGCAGAGTTTGTCCCGATGAACAGCATGGTGGCTCAGCAACAGGGGCACCTCACGCACAGCGTCAGCTCTCCGTCTTTTTCGCAGTTCTCGGCAGGTGGATCTCCGTACAGTCGCCTCGGGCAGGCCG AGAGCAGCTTGACACGAGGCAGCACAGTCGTGAGCCCGGGTCTTTCTCCAGACGGCTCTCCGTTGGTGAGCAGACGTAGCCATTCTCCCCTGACTTCTTGCCTCGGACAACGGGAAGGCTTCCCTCCTGCTACTGTTTACCAG GAATCCTTAGGCGGCACGACATACTTCTATCACCATGACGAAAGCAACAACTCAACGGAAGAGGGCCAGAGCTGCGCAGCGGAGTATCACATGTACCCTGGCAACCCTGCCCATGTCGAGCACATGGAGCCCAAGGCCAATGCCCCATCTTTCTTCATGTCGGACGAGCTCAGATTG GACATACTTCATCGACAAAGCCTGACCCTGGCGCAACGGAATACACAAGCTG ACTTGCTGTCGGAAGTGGACAACTATCACAACCTGTGTCCCCTGGAAGCATCGTCTGGTGGACTGACCAAGCCCAATACCTTTGGCTATGTCATGTCCGTCTACAAGGCAACCAACGTGAAGAACGGCATCCATTACTGCCTCCGGAGGGTGCACG gcTTCCGCCTCAGCAGCGCAAAGTGTATGGCTGTAGTGGACGTGTGGAAGAAGCTTCAACACTCGAACCTGGTGCACCTGAGGGAAGTGTTTACAACGAAGGCCTTCGGAGACCACT CCATCGTGTTTGTGTACGACTACCATGCGGGGGCAGAGACGCTGATGAACCAGTTTTTTGGCCAGACATCCGCAGCAACAGTGAACGGGTTGTGTCCGACAGTCTTCCCGGCGACCCCCAACGGCATCACGCAACACAAAGCCG GTTTGAGCACGCTTCGGCAGCACGCGGGGCTCCTGCCCGAGAGTCTCATCTGGGCGTTTGTGGTGCAGCTGAGCTCAGTGCTCCGCACAATCCACGCGGCGGGTCTGGCGTGTCGCTCTTTCGAGCCCACCAAGATTCTGGTCACTGGCAAGTCCCGTCTGCGGCTGAACTGCTGCGGCATCGCTGACGTGCTCACGTACGACTCTGCGCTTCCAAATGCGAAAGCTCTGGTGCCACACTACCAG CAAGAGGATTTGGTTTCTCTGGGCAAGTTGGTGCTGGCCCTGGCCTGCAACACGATGGCAGCCATCCAGAGGGACAACGTCCAGCAGTCCATGGAGCTGGTGGCGCGCAACTATTCCGCCGACCTTCGAAACCTCATCCT TTACTTGCTGTCATCACGAACACGTAGCATCAACGACATCATGCCCATGATCGGAGCGCGGTTCTACACGCAGCTGAATGCCGCGCAGATGCGGAGCGACGTAATAGAGAATGAGTTGGCAAAG GAAGTTGACAACGGAAGGCTATTTCGACTGGTCGTCAAGCTGGGCAGCATCAGCGAAAGGCCAGA GTTTCACATGGATTCATCGTGGTCGGAGACAGGTGACCGCTACATGCTGAAGCTCTTCCGGGACTACCTTTTCCACCAAGTAACCAAGGAAGGAAAGCCTTGGATAGACTTGGCACATGTGGTGCAGGCCCTGAATAAG CTGGACGCCGGAGTGCCAGAAAAAATCTGCCTCATGTCCCGTGACGAGCAAAACGTCCTCGTGGTCAGCTACGCGGAGCTGAAGCAGTGCCTCGAGTCGTCGTTCAACGAATTGCTCGCATCCAGCAGCACAACAGCCCCGTCACCACGGTGA